Proteins from one Gimesia maris genomic window:
- a CDS encoding circularly permuted type 2 ATP-grasp protein: MRLAPYQYSETFDEMFAPDGTPRPSGQKFVERLQTLTEGSLQQRQKAAEISLQNMGITFNVYGHEAGTEKVWPFDLLPRIIDAYEWKTIESGLKQRIHALNLFIDDIYNDCKIIKDGAVPAELVQSSKTLRAQCKGFHPPQGVWCHITGVDLIRDQDGQIYVLEDNLRCPSGVSYVLENRELMKRTFAPVFQGMSVAPIEDYNEQLLKTLLDCAPEGVNDPTAVVLTPGIYNSAYFEHTFLAQQMGVELVQGPDLVVENGYVFMKTTKGLRRVDVIYRRIDDDFLDPKNFRPDSALGVDHLMDVCRAGRVTLANAPGTGVADDKAVYAYVPDIIKYYLGEDAILPNVPTYLCSDAKQREHVLANLDKLVVKPTNESGGYGILMGPHATQEERDKTAAAIKSNPREWIAQPMLKLSTVPTLVGDELEPRHVDLRPFVLCGKDIYVMPGGLTRVALRKGSMVVNSSQGGGSKDTWILRNGHSHSETNPATAVLEKF, encoded by the coding sequence GAAACTTTCGATGAGATGTTTGCCCCGGATGGCACACCCCGGCCCAGTGGGCAAAAGTTTGTGGAACGACTGCAGACACTCACAGAAGGCAGTCTGCAGCAGCGTCAGAAAGCAGCTGAAATCTCACTGCAGAATATGGGGATTACGTTCAACGTCTATGGTCACGAAGCCGGTACCGAAAAAGTCTGGCCCTTCGACCTGCTCCCCCGCATCATCGATGCCTATGAATGGAAGACCATTGAAAGCGGGTTGAAGCAGCGAATCCACGCCTTGAATCTGTTTATCGATGATATCTATAACGACTGCAAAATCATCAAAGATGGAGCCGTTCCTGCAGAACTGGTTCAGAGTTCGAAAACACTCCGGGCACAATGCAAAGGCTTTCATCCTCCCCAGGGAGTCTGGTGTCACATTACGGGAGTCGACCTGATTCGTGATCAGGACGGTCAGATCTATGTCCTTGAGGATAACCTGCGGTGCCCCTCGGGCGTTTCCTATGTCCTGGAAAACCGGGAACTGATGAAACGCACCTTTGCCCCGGTCTTCCAGGGTATGTCGGTCGCTCCCATCGAAGACTATAACGAACAGTTACTCAAAACCCTGCTAGACTGTGCACCGGAGGGTGTGAATGATCCGACCGCGGTCGTACTCACACCGGGCATTTACAACTCAGCCTACTTTGAACATACCTTCCTCGCTCAGCAGATGGGCGTCGAACTCGTGCAAGGTCCCGACCTGGTTGTGGAAAACGGCTATGTTTTCATGAAAACCACTAAGGGACTGCGGCGGGTTGATGTGATCTATCGTCGCATCGATGACGACTTTCTGGACCCCAAAAATTTCCGTCCGGACTCCGCGTTAGGCGTCGATCACCTGATGGATGTCTGTCGGGCCGGCCGCGTCACTCTGGCCAACGCCCCAGGTACGGGAGTGGCAGACGACAAAGCCGTGTATGCTTATGTTCCCGATATCATCAAATATTACCTGGGGGAAGATGCCATTCTCCCCAACGTGCCCACTTATTTATGCTCCGATGCCAAACAACGTGAGCATGTCCTGGCCAATCTCGATAAGCTGGTTGTGAAACCAACCAATGAATCCGGCGGTTATGGAATCCTGATGGGACCACATGCGACTCAGGAAGAACGGGACAAAACTGCCGCCGCGATAAAGTCCAACCCGCGCGAGTGGATTGCGCAACCCATGTTAAAACTGTCAACGGTCCCCACCCTGGTGGGCGATGAACTGGAACCTCGACACGTTGACCTCAGACCTTTTGTACTCTGTGGCAAAGATATCTATGTCATGCCCGGCGGTTTAACGCGTGTTGCCCTGCGGAAAGGGTCGATGGTGGTCAACTCGTCACAAGGGGGGGGCAGTAAAGACACATGGATCCTGCGTAATGGTCACTCTCATTCTGAGACAAACCCTGCGACAGCAGTTCTGGAGAAGTTTTGA
- a CDS encoding alpha-E domain-containing protein, translating into MLSRVASSVYWLSRYVERAENVARFIDVNYNLTLGESDSLGDQWAPLVYTTGDQIPYEERYGAPNRDNVLKFLLFDEKNPNSILSCVSYARENARTIREIIPTVVWEQLNQFYFMVRSAAGSPVTLDQPQEFCERVRLASHMLVGATEATMSHGEAWHFSRVGRLIERGDKTSRIVDVQYYILLPDARDVGSALDVVRWSALLRSASALAMYRRQYGKITPERVANFLILDTYFPRAMHFCLRKAQESLRSITGSHAGTFQNLAEQRMGLLCSTMDYTSVEDIIQQGLHQYIDGFQNQLNSVGEAIHEDFFIAQQTESQSQAQTANENSQSQTS; encoded by the coding sequence ATGCTCAGTCGCGTTGCGAGTTCCGTTTACTGGTTAAGTCGTTATGTCGAGCGTGCTGAGAATGTGGCGCGGTTTATTGACGTGAATTACAATCTGACACTGGGAGAATCCGATTCACTCGGAGACCAGTGGGCGCCACTGGTTTATACCACCGGCGATCAGATCCCCTACGAAGAACGCTATGGTGCGCCGAATCGGGATAACGTCCTGAAGTTCCTGTTATTCGATGAAAAAAACCCCAATTCCATTCTCTCGTGTGTCTCTTATGCACGGGAAAATGCCAGAACCATTCGTGAAATCATTCCGACGGTCGTCTGGGAACAACTTAATCAGTTCTATTTTATGGTACGTTCAGCCGCAGGAAGTCCCGTAACACTGGATCAGCCTCAGGAGTTCTGCGAACGCGTGCGACTGGCCAGCCACATGCTGGTCGGCGCGACGGAAGCCACCATGTCACATGGAGAAGCCTGGCATTTTTCACGAGTGGGAAGGCTGATTGAACGGGGCGACAAAACTTCGCGAATTGTCGACGTACAATATTACATACTGCTGCCGGATGCCCGGGATGTCGGTAGCGCACTGGATGTGGTTCGCTGGTCTGCGCTGTTAAGATCAGCCAGCGCACTGGCCATGTACCGCAGACAATACGGAAAAATCACACCTGAACGTGTAGCGAATTTTTTGATTCTTGATACGTACTTTCCCCGTGCCATGCACTTCTGCCTGAGGAAGGCTCAGGAGTCGTTACGATCTATCACGGGAAGTCACGCCGGAACCTTTCAGAATCTGGCAGAACAGCGGATGGGCCTGTTGTGTTCCACGATGGACTACACCAGTGTCGAGGATATTATTCAGCAGGGATTGCACCAGTATATTGACGGCTTTCAGAATCAGTTGAACTCAGTCGGCGAAGCGATTCATGAAGATTTCTTCATAGCGCAGCAGACAGAGAGTCAGAGTCAGGCTCAAACTGCTAACGAAAACAGCCAGTCGCAAACCAGTTAA